Proteins co-encoded in one Centroberyx gerrardi isolate f3 chromosome 18, fCenGer3.hap1.cur.20231027, whole genome shotgun sequence genomic window:
- the lratd1 gene encoding protein LRATD1, whose protein sequence is MGNQLDRITHLNYSELPTGDPSGLEKDELRVGVAYFFSDEEEEVDDRTPSDCGFTKDHSPAEEGPFAVNEVEYSAFCSQECIFSKLRENEDLNVYSAKTLLTMCKPGDLLELVATAQAPHWAIYEQDDQVIHLHKGEIRKDSLLEISNGRHGRIVNNRYRYRPLPADLVMQNAAGHLGLSSGEICWTNSESFAAWCRFGKREFKAGGEAHSAEQQYFLKVHLSGSGVHTLVFRSLEDMIRERRRVDASGILKELSLVNGGKE, encoded by the coding sequence ATGGGAAATCAACTGGATCGGATCACCCACCTGAACTACAGCGAGCTGCCCACGGGGGATCCGTCCGGGCTGGAGAAGGACGAGCTTCGGGTCGGCGTCGCCTACTTCTTCTctgacgaagaggaggaggtggacgaCCGCACTCCGTCCGACTGCGGCTTCACCAAGGACCACAGCCCGGCCGAGGAGGGACCCTTCGCGGTCAACGAGGTGGAGTACTCCGCCTTCTGCTCCCAGGAATGCATCTTCTCCAAGCTGCGGGAGAACGAGGACCTGAATGTGTACTCGGCCAAAACTTTGCTGACTATGTGCAAACCGGGGGACCTGCTGGAGCTGGTGGCCACCGCGCAAGCCCCCCACTGGGCCATCTACGAGCAGGACGACCAGGTCATTCATCTGCACAAGGGCGAGATCCGCAAAGACAGCCTGCTTGAGATCAGCAACGGCCGCCACGGGAGGATAGTGAACAACCGGTACCGGTACCGACCGCTTCCCGCCGACCTGGTGATGCAGAACGCAGCGGGACACCTGGGCCTGAGCAGCGGGGAGATATGCTGGACCAACTCGGAAAGTTTCGCAGCCTGGTGCCGCTTTGGGAAACGGGAGTTCAAAGCCGGAGGAGAGGCACACTCAGCGGAGCAGCAGTATTTCCTCAAAGTGCATCTGTCCGGCAGCGGGGTGCACACTCTGGTCTTTCGCAGCCTGGAGGACATGATCCGGGAGAGGAGGCGAGTGGACGCCAGTGGAATTCTCAAAGAGCTGTCTTTGGTTAACGGGGGGAAGGAGTGA